One window of Equus caballus isolate H_3958 breed thoroughbred unplaced genomic scaffold, TB-T2T haplotype2-0000451, whole genome shotgun sequence genomic DNA carries:
- the LOC138922122 gene encoding olfactory receptor 2AE1-like isoform X1 produces MSSIRHKGTQKGEMWQRNQTSLADFILEGLFDDSLTHLFLFSLTLMVFLIAVSGNTLTTLLICADPPLHTPMYLLLSQLSVMDLMYVFTTVPKMATNYLSGKKSISFAGCVTQHFLYLSVAGAECLLLALMSYDRYVAICHPLHYTVLMNRRVGPMMAVMSWLGSSINSLFHTVSLMHFRFCGPLKSHPFYCEFPAVVKLVRGDITAYETTVCVSSVLLLLLPIFPICTSCIFILHSVTQRHSAGGKRNAFATWSSHLTVVSLWFGAYIFSYMRPRSKRTPLQGEVGSVFYSIVTPTLNPLMYTLWNKNVAKALRRVLGRDVIT; encoded by the exons ATGTCCAGCATCAGACACAAAG GGACACAGAAAGGGGAGATGTGGCAGAGGAATCAGACCTCTCTGGCAGACTTCATCCTTGAAGGTCTCTTTGATGACTCCCTCacccacctttttcttttctccttgaccCTGATGGTCTTCCTGATTGCAGTGAGTGGCAACACCCTCACCACTCTCCTCATCTGTGCAGATCCCCCGCTTCATACACCCATGTACTTGCTGCTCAGCCAGCTCTCCGTTATGGATCTGATGTATGTCTTCACAACCGTCCCCAAGATGGCTACCAACTACCTATCTGGCAAGAAGTCCATCTCCTTTGCCGGCTGTGTGACCCAGCACTTCCTCTATTTGTCTGTGGCTGGTGCGGAGTGTCTCCTCCTAGCTCtcatgtcctatgaccgctatgttgccATCTGTCATCCACTGCATTACACTGTTCTCATGAACAGAAGGGTGGGACCGATGATGGCTGTCATGTCATGGTTGGGATCATCCATAAACTCCCTATTTCACACAGTGTCCTTGATGCACTTCCGTTTCTGTGGGCCTCTAAAAAGCCACCCTTTCTATTGTGAGTTTCCAGCTGTTGTGAAGTTGGTACGTGGAGACATTACTGCTTATGAGACCACTGTGTGCGTCAGCAgtgtcctgcttctcctcctccccatctttcCAATTTGTACATCCTGCATCTTCATCCTCCATAGTGTCACTCAGAGGCATTCAGCTGGGGGTAAGAGAAATGCCTTTGCCACTTGGAGCTCTCACCTCACTGTGGTTTCCCTCTGGTTTGGTGCCTACATATTCTCATATATGAGGCCCAGGTCCAAGCGCACACCATTGCAAGGCGAAGTTGGTTCTGTGTTCTATAGTATCGTTACTCCCACACTGAATCCTTTAATGTATACTCTCTGGAATAAGAATGTAGCGAAGGCTCTGAGGAGAGTGCTGGGGAGAGATGTTATCACTTAA
- the LOC138922122 gene encoding olfactory receptor 2AE1-like isoform X2, with the protein MWQRNQTSLADFILEGLFDDSLTHLFLFSLTLMVFLIAVSGNTLTTLLICADPPLHTPMYLLLSQLSVMDLMYVFTTVPKMATNYLSGKKSISFAGCVTQHFLYLSVAGAECLLLALMSYDRYVAICHPLHYTVLMNRRVGPMMAVMSWLGSSINSLFHTVSLMHFRFCGPLKSHPFYCEFPAVVKLVRGDITAYETTVCVSSVLLLLLPIFPICTSCIFILHSVTQRHSAGGKRNAFATWSSHLTVVSLWFGAYIFSYMRPRSKRTPLQGEVGSVFYSIVTPTLNPLMYTLWNKNVAKALRRVLGRDVIT; encoded by the coding sequence ATGTGGCAGAGGAATCAGACCTCTCTGGCAGACTTCATCCTTGAAGGTCTCTTTGATGACTCCCTCacccacctttttcttttctccttgaccCTGATGGTCTTCCTGATTGCAGTGAGTGGCAACACCCTCACCACTCTCCTCATCTGTGCAGATCCCCCGCTTCATACACCCATGTACTTGCTGCTCAGCCAGCTCTCCGTTATGGATCTGATGTATGTCTTCACAACCGTCCCCAAGATGGCTACCAACTACCTATCTGGCAAGAAGTCCATCTCCTTTGCCGGCTGTGTGACCCAGCACTTCCTCTATTTGTCTGTGGCTGGTGCGGAGTGTCTCCTCCTAGCTCtcatgtcctatgaccgctatgttgccATCTGTCATCCACTGCATTACACTGTTCTCATGAACAGAAGGGTGGGACCGATGATGGCTGTCATGTCATGGTTGGGATCATCCATAAACTCCCTATTTCACACAGTGTCCTTGATGCACTTCCGTTTCTGTGGGCCTCTAAAAAGCCACCCTTTCTATTGTGAGTTTCCAGCTGTTGTGAAGTTGGTACGTGGAGACATTACTGCTTATGAGACCACTGTGTGCGTCAGCAgtgtcctgcttctcctcctccccatctttcCAATTTGTACATCCTGCATCTTCATCCTCCATAGTGTCACTCAGAGGCATTCAGCTGGGGGTAAGAGAAATGCCTTTGCCACTTGGAGCTCTCACCTCACTGTGGTTTCCCTCTGGTTTGGTGCCTACATATTCTCATATATGAGGCCCAGGTCCAAGCGCACACCATTGCAAGGCGAAGTTGGTTCTGTGTTCTATAGTATCGTTACTCCCACACTGAATCCTTTAATGTATACTCTCTGGAATAAGAATGTAGCGAAGGCTCTGAGGAGAGTGCTGGGGAGAGATGTTATCACTTAA